The Archangium primigenium genomic interval CGGTTGCTCCAGGCCACCTGCATCTCCTGGAAGATGGTCTCCAGCCGGTGCGAGAACGTCTCCCAGCTCAGGTCGGGATCCTCCTCCTGGGCCTTGCTCCAGTGCATGTCCAGGTTGGACTGCACGAGCGTGGGCAGGTTCGTGCCCTGCTCGGGCGTCTCGCCGCCGAGCTGCGGGCCGCGCCGCTCGCGCTCCTGAGGGGAAATCTCGCTCACCACCCAGTCGAACTGCCCCGTGTTCACCTGCTGCTCGCAGTACGAGCAGACGCCGCCACGCATGCCGTCCAGGGGCGCGCCGCAGTGCGGACACTTGAAGACGCGCGCCTGATCCGGCGGGCGCGACTGCACCGCGGTGGCGCGCGACAGCCGCCACTCCTCGGCCACGTAGTAGGCGCGCTCCTGGCCCGAGGCCTCCACCTCCGTGTAGTTGGCCTCGAAGCGCACCGTGACACTCACGTGGGTGCTGGTGGGCCGCACCTGGGTGGCCTCGAGGTACTGCATGGCGCCCACCACCACCGAGTGCACCTGCCGGGGCGTGTCGCCCAGGGCCGCCAGGGTCTCGCGCGCCTCCGGGGAGAGGTAGGCGCTGAGCGTCTGCAACCGGTTGCCCCCGCGCGCCTCATGGGCCTGGGCATACAGGGCGTAGAGGAAGTCCTCGAAGGGAATGAGCGAGAAGTCCGGATCGAAGGGCCGGGGCCGGCCATTGGGGCCCGGGGGGCCCACCCGGCGCAGCGAGGTGAGCCGATCGCGCGCCGAGGCGGTGGTGGAGGGCCGGGGTCCGGACGTGCGCCCGGGCGGCAGGACGGTGCTCCACGCCTGCTCCTCGTTCTGCTCCTGCACCGAGCTGAACACCCGCTGGAGGATCAGCAGCAGGATGATGACGCTGAAGATGGCGCAGAGCATGCCGCCGCCGCCGCAGCTTGAGCTGTTCGAATAGCTCGTGCCCGAGGAGCGGTACGACGAGGACGAGGACGAGCCGCTCCAGGACGAGGACGACGAGCCTCGGGAGGACGACGAGCCCCGGGAGGACGAGGACGAGGAGCCGCGCGAGGACGAGGAGCCGCGGTAGGTGCTGCCGCCGCCCGGACGTGCCTCGCTGTCGATCGCGGGCAGCAGGAGCAGGGACAGACAGGCGGCGAGGACCCCGAGGGACAAAAGGCGCTTCGTGCGGTTCATGAGACGTGCAGGGGGGCGTCGGGGAGTTCGTTGACGTCGTCGGGGGAGCGGGGCAGCACGCGCTCCAGGGGCGGCGTGAGGGCGAGCAGGGCCTGGAAGAAGGGCGCCGGATCCTTGGAGCCGGCCACGGCGGAGGCCACGCCGGCGAGCGCCCGGGTCCACTCCTCACCGAGCGCCGCGGGGTCCACGCCGAGGTCCGTGACGACCTCCACCCGGCGCTCATAGAGGGAGACGAAGACGAGGATGCCGGTGCGGCCGGTGGTGCGCGTGATGCCCTGGTCCACGAAGGCGGCGCGCGCCGTGGTGCGCACGGCCTCGTCCAGCAGGGCGCTCGCGGTCAGCCGACGGCGCACGCCGGGCACGAGCTGGAGCACGAGCACGCCCGCCACGAAGGCCAGCGCCACGCCCACGGGGAAGGTCTCCAGGGGGAACTCCTGCGGCAGGTAGAGCATGGCCACGAGCGCCGCGAGCGACACGCCAAAGCCCACCAGGTAGTCGGTGTGGCGGTAGTGGCCCGAGCGGGCATTCACGGCGATGACGACCTCGGCGGCGGTGCGGGACTCGATGGCCTGGACCGTCGTGGCGGCCTGGGCCCGGGCGGCGTCGGTGAAGTAGGGGGATGCCCCCATTCGGCTCTCCTGGCTGGGAGCGCGCAGTCTAGCGCTTCGAGCTCGAGGAGGGGGGCAGCTCACCGCGCAGGATGGCGAGCACCCGCGCCCGGGTGTCGTCATAGGAGGGCTCGCCCTCGAAGAGCCCATACGTTTCGTGCGAGTCGTCCGCGCCATAGGCGTCCAGGTGGAACAGGCGCGGCGCGGACGGGTTCTTCTCGCGGGCGAAGTCGTTGGTGAAGGCATACGAGCCGAGCGAGATGACCCGCTCGGGCCGCTCGCCGCTGGCGCCGAACACCTGGAACTCGTAGCGCCGCGCCCAGTCGCCCTTGAGCTCCAGGTTCTCCACCACCGCGATGAGCCACGGTCCCTCGTGCCACTGCTCGCGGATGTAGAAGTCCTGATCCATCCCGCCCTCGCGGTGCAGCGCGAGCAGGGCCTCGCGCTCGGCGTCGCGCCGGGCCGTGTTCCCGAGCGCCTGGTGCACCTGGACGAGCCGCTCGCGGATCCGCCAGTCCCGGGGGGCGAGCGCCGCCGCGCGCTGGAAGTGCTCGAGCGCGGCCTCGTTCCGGCGCGCGTCCTGGAGGTGCCGCCCGGCATGGGTATGGGCGAGCACGAAGTCCGGGGCGACGCGGCTCGCCTTCTCGAAGGCGAGCAGGGCCGCGTCGGCCCGGCCCTCGTCCTCGGCGAGCAGGCCGGACAGGAAGAGCGCCTGGGCGTTGTCGGGCTCCAGGGCGAGGGCGCGCTCGAGCGCGGCACGGGCCTCGGCGGGCTGTTGGCGTTGCAGGTGGAGCGTGCCGAGCAGTCGCCAGGAGCGACCGCGCTGGGGGTCCAGTTCGGTGGCACGTTGGGCCTCGGCGAGGGCGGTGGCGAGCTTCTCTGGATCGCGTCCGCCGAGGAAGAAGGCGCGCAGGAAGTGGGCCTCGGCGGAGTCCGGGGCGAGCGCCTCGACCCGCTGGGCCTCGGCCCGGGCCTGGTCGTCGCGCTTGAGCGCCAGGGCGGTGCGCGCGAGCAGGGCATGGAGCGCGGCGTCCCGGGGGTGGTGCTCGAGCCGCGCCTCCAACTCCCGGGCGAGGGCCTCCAACTCCGGGGTGCCCCGAGGCCCGACGAGGAAGGGCTGGGCCTTCTCCAGACGCTCCTCGTAGGTGTCGCGCTCGACGGAGGTCAGCGGATGCGCGCCCTGGCGCGAGGTGCAGCCGGCGCCCAACAGGAGCAGGGCGAGCAGGGCCACCGGGACGGAGGGTCGGGACATCCCGGGAGCATACTCACGCCAGGGCCATTTCGAAGCCCGTGCGTCCCTCGGGGAAGTGGTCTCGGGGCCGGCTGGCGGGCGTCACCGCGTACAGGTGGAAATCCAGACGTCGTTGGAAGAAGCCCTTCAACGCGGGCTGGAGCGGATCTCCCTCGTCGAGATACAGCGTGAAGAAGTGATAGCCCTGGCCCTGATGGTCCGCGTACACCTGCTCCACGAGCGCGCGCAGGATGTCTGGGTTTTCGTCCTGGATGCTGGTGTTGCACAGGTAGAAGTAGTTGAAGGCATTGCCCGGCGCGGGCAGTCGGGGCGCGCGCAGCACCGTGGCCATCGCGTCGTAACCCCACTTCACCCAGCGCATCGAGCCCCGGTAGGCCAGCACCTGATAGCGTTTGACCGCCTGGGGATCCCAGACCGAGGTGCAGCCCACGAGCGCGCCGTCCGGGTCGAACGCCAGATAGCAGCCGTCCACGCGCAGCCCGGGCCAGTCCGCCAGGCGGTGTTCCAGCTCGCCCAGGTCGTAGCGGTAGCCAAAGGCCCGTGCGCGGTGGTCCGCGTCCAGCCGCGCGGCCATGGTGGGAATGTCCTCGGGCGTGGCCCGGCGGACCCGGTAGCGGCCCGGGCGGGGCGTGCGCCGACGCGTGAAATGCACGGACACCGACCCGAAGCGGCGCAGCAAGGTGTAGCGCGGCTGGGACACCCGGCCCGGCTTGCGCTTCACCAGGGCATTGAGGGCGGTCGCGTTGCTCGCCATCACCGCCGTGAGGAAGGCCTCCACGCCCAGCCGCTCGGCGGTCTCCTCCAGCACGGGTCCGTAGAAGCGCGACAGTCCCCGACTGCGGCGGGCCGAGAAGCGCGTGCGCAGGTCCCCGAGATAGCCCACCCGGCAGGCCCGGCCCTCGAGCCAGCCGTCCCGCACGAGGATCGTCCCCAGGCCGTCCAGTTGCCCCTCCACCTCGTGCACCCAGGGCTCCGCGAGGCCCCGCTGCATGTCATAGAGGCGGAAGAAGTCCGGCTCGCGCCGCGTGGCCAGCACCAGCTCGCCTTGCATGGGCACGGCGCCGAACAGGTCCAACAACTGGGGGGCATCCTCTCGCGTGGCGCGGCGCAACGAGCTCATGGGTCCTCAATCCTAGACCTTGTGGCGGAAGGGGGGCCACGCCGACGGTCGATCTTGTCTTGCATGCTCGGGGAGGGCCGTGTTGGGACCGCGCCTGGAGCTTGCCGCCCTCACGCCCACGTCCATGCCCTGAAAATCAGGCACTGACGGTGCGATTGCAATGGGCTACCCACCGTCTTCCACGGGCGGGGCTTCTGCTTCCTCGGATTCTTCGAGCGCGAGCTTCTTCTTGTGTTCTTCCCACGCGCTCAATGCGGACGCCACGGGGTGGAGTGTGTGGAGCTTCAGCCTCTTGTGGTGCACCGCCAGGTAGTGTTCCCCGGCGATGACCACGAAGCACTCGGGATGGGCGGGGTGGCGCTTCAGCCATTCCTCCGCTTCCGTTCGAGAGGAGAATGAGGGGGCTCCCGGCGGGATTCCCTTCGCGGTGAGCGCCGCGATGGCCGCTTCCATGACGTACTCGCGCTCCAGGCCGCGGGTGTCGTCCTCGCGCATGTACCCGCATTGGTAATAGTCATCCCCAATGAGGATGTGGGCTGGGCTCGGTGGTTCCGCGGTGTCCTTCAACCAGCGCTCCGCATCCTCGCGGCGGGTGAACCGCGCCACGGCGATGGGCGCATATTGATGATGATGGATGAAGAAGTCCTCGACCTCCTCGATTTGGCCCGTGTCAGCGATGAAGTCGAGCAGTGCGATGAGGACGCGGACGTGTTGCTTCTGCTGGGGCTCGGATACTTCGTCGAGGACCGCGAGGAGCATCTCGGTCGCGGGTCGCGAGAATGCACCCGTGCTCGCGTTCAAGACCGGACTCGTCCTGGAGGGACCTCCAGGCGCCAGCCCCGCGAGATAGTCCTCGAAGCGGTAGAGCTGCCCGGTCACGTGAATGAAGTTCCTGCTTTCGCCCACATACCGCCAGAGTCGCTTTTCGTCTTCAGGGCCTCGAGCCCGCGCGGCCTGCCAGCGCGAACCGGCGAACCTCGCGGCGGACGCAAGTGTTTCGAGGATGGTCACCCGCCGACCTCCGTGAGTTGAAATTCATGGGGAGTCCCCGGGGTGTTCTCGGCGAAGACCACGAGTGGCGCCAGTGCCAGTGCCCCTCCTCCCGAGCCAACGACCACGACCGTGAAGGCAACACCGGCGATGACAACGACGGTCCCCACGAGGAGCTCCGTACGGTGTTCCTTGAGCCAGTGGATGGCGGGCGCTATCGCCTGGAAGCTGGGCGAATACTCTTCATTCCACTGGCCGCGCCTCCTCGTGCAGTCCACCTTGGCGTCCAAGCAGTTGCTCGGGCACCACGCGTATCTGGCCACGCGCCAGGGTCGTGCCTTGGTGTCAGTGTTTTTGCGCCAATCCACCAGGAAAGGTCTGCTGCTCGTGAGGCAATCCTGCTCACACTGGAGGCGCCGACCCTCGCAGTACTCCTCCAACGCCGAGTCCGAGGTGGAGACGCGCACGATATCGCGGTGGGCCATGGCTCGGCTCATCGCGGGCTGGAGCGTCGCCATGTCGAAGGCCTCGAGGGGGAGCCACTCGTGGGTCACCTGCCCGTCCGCTCGTGGCTTGATGATGAGCGCGCATCTGGCCAGGTCCTCGGGACCAGGAGGCCCGGCGTCCGTGTGGCGCGTGGTGCCGCAGGAAATGAGGATGAGGGCGAGGCCTACGGCCATGGCCCTCCGCGCGAAAGCGACCGGTCCCATGTGGGTTCCACTCTACGATGGAACCCGTCTTTGTGATCCACCTCGACGACGCGTTGCGCCTGCTCGGGCCGCAGCAGCGCTCGCTCATGCTTGCTGTGGCCGGGCTGTCCGCCGGGACTTCTGCCCGTGGGCTGCTGGCACTGACGCGGACCACCAGGCGTGTCGGAGAAAGGCGGCCTCGAGGAGTTGGGACTGGCGGCGCGAAGAACGCTGAGCGGATCAGGAGCGCTGGAGAATGCTTCATGGTCGTCCAGCTTTCAGGGCGTTTGACCCTGGCGAGCGCGCCTTTGGAAGATGATCCGTGAGTCTCCATCCCGGCTGGTGATTGAGCGGATCATGCCCACGGCCGAGGGGGTGATTCAGGCCGACCGGGTCGTCGATGTATCCTTCAGGAAATGGAAGTCGGGCTCAAGGGAGGGCCGATGAGAATGGTTGCCCTGGCAACGTCGATTGCCATGGTGTGCGTTGGATGCGTGCATCCGCGGCGTCTGGAGACCAGCGTCCATGTCGTTTCCAAGGACGCGCGAGGATTGGGAGCCTCGCTCGCGACTGGGGGATCGGGTGGCCATGATTGCCAACAAGAGCACGTGGAGTGCATGCAGCACTGTTGGAATAAACGCTACCCGTGGCCACACAGCGAAGAGCAAAGCGGGTGGTATTAGAGAGCCTAACTTAACTTGCGGAGTAGCCCGGGCGTAACCACCTTGGAGGTATGACCCGAGAACTGCTGCCGGACGCCCTGTGGGTCCGAGTGAAGGACCTGCTGCCCGTCCATCCTCCGCAACCCAAGGGCGGACGGCCCTGGAAGGAGGACCGGCTCGCGCTGCGCGGCATCATCTTCGTCCTCAAGGTCAACATCCCCTGGGAGTCGCTGCCCGCCGAGGTGTTCGGCGTGTGCGGCATGACGTGCTGGCGACGCCTACGCGACTGGGCCGAAGCGGGAGTGTGGGAACGCCTCCAGCGACTGCTGGAGGCGGAGTTGGGAGGCCAGGAGCTGATTGACTGGAAACGAGCCGCCATCGACTCCACGTCGGTGCCGGCAAAAAGGGGGGTCTACTCACCGGCCCCAACCCGACGGACCGAGGGCGTCCGGGCAGCAAGCACCACCTGGTGACCGACGGAGCGGGCCTGCCGCTGGCCGAGTCGCTCACTCCAGCCAACACGCATGACAGTCGCGAGGCGCTGCCGCTCGTGGACGAGATTCCTCGCGTGAAGTCGCCGCGGGGCGCGTCGCGCAGGCGGCCCGGTAAATTGCACGCGGACAAGGGTTACGATTATCCGCGTGTGCGCCAGGGTCTTCGTCAGCGGCACATCCAACCGAGAATTGCTCGCCGGGGCGTGGAGTCCTCCACTCGCCTGGGTCGCCACCGGTGGGTGGTGGAACGGACCTTCGCCTGGTTGAAGTTCTTCCGCCGCCTCGTCATCCGCTACGAAGTGCGCGACGACATCCACTTCGCCTTCCTCCAGCTCGCCTGTTGCCTCATCCTCGTCCGGCGGTTGAGTTAGGCTCTCTTATGAGCGGTGCATGACGCTCTGCCGGGAGCAGTTCGCGGAATGCGAAGAGGCTCAGGAACGAGCCTTGAGGGATAAGGAGAAAAAGCTGGATTTCTCCGACATGGAGCGTGCGCTCAAATGGATTGATGGTCACCGTGACGAGTTGGCGATTGGGACCGTGGTTCTGGTCGCGGGAGCTGCTTTCGTGTTGACAGTAAGCCCTGTAGGGTGGCTGGTCCTGGTTCCTGTTGCTGCTGCCTCTTGAGCTGATCATGTCGGTCAAATACAATCCAAGATTCGATGTCGACTCGGTTCTGCAGACGCTGGGCGTCTTGAATGAGAAGTGCCCGGAGGGCTCTCCAGAAGACGAGGCCATCCGTGTGGCCGCCGTGGCGCTGATCTATGTCCGGGAGAAGCAGAACCTGGACGACTATCGCGAGTTCTTCAGGGCCTTCTATACTCCTGCCGCCGAACACGTCGTCGTTTCTCATGTGTTCGCGACACGAGCGGAGGCGGATACGTGGCTCGCCCGTGCCACGCCCCGGGATGGCGAACTGGTCAGGATCTCAGGACAAGGTTTTCAAGTCATTCCTCGGAGAGGAGCGCAGGGTTTTCGATTCCTTCGGACCCCCTTGCCCGACGAACTGGCGAGGAAGAGCGCTGACGAGCCAGAACAGACATAGCCGATCAGCGGCCATTGCTCCGCCGTGTGGCTGGGCGCGCGTCCCCGTGCACCCTCGTCAGAAGGCGTAGCCCACGGAGAAGGACAGCACGGGCAGTCGCATGGCGCGCTCGAAGGTCCGGTCCAGCACGGCCTCGGCCTCGCGCGAGAACGTGGCGACCTCTTCCCCCTCGGCGGGCGTGAAGCGCGGCTCCACCTTGCTGCTGGCATCCAGCGCCACCGCTCCGCCGAGCCCCGTGCGCGCCGTCCATCCACCTCCGAGCCGCCAGCGCCAGCCGACCTCCACGTCCAACAGGTGCAGCACCGTGCGGAGGTGGTAGTCCCGCCCGTCCGCGCCTCCGTCCGAGGGCGCCTCCAGCCCCGTCAGGCTCGCCAGGAGCGACTCCGGGCGCGTGTTGCCTCCCAGGGTCACCCGGCCATAGCCCGCTTCCACGTACAGGCCCGCGCGCGCCACCGGCCGCCAGCTCACGTGCGTGCGCCAGACGACCGAGCCCTGCAGGGTGTCCTCGATGAGGTCCGCCGCGTTCCGGTCATACGCGCCCACCAGCACCGCGGCGCTGTTGATGGCCCGCACGTACGCCAGGGGCTGGTAGCCCAGCGAGGTCGACAGGCCCAATCGGTGCCACGGAGACTCGATGCCCAGGCGTCCGCCCACCGAGAGGGGCAGGTCCGTGTTCGCCTCCACCGTGGCGCGCCAGCGGGGGGTCTCCTCAGGGATCGGCTGACCCTGGCCCCACGCGGCCGAGCCACCCAGGAGCCCCAGGAGCGCACCGCCCACGGCCGTCCTCATCGCCCTGTTCACGCCCGCCCCCCTTGGAACCCCTCGCGGGCCCCGTCATGAGACCTCGCGGCTAGGGTGGCCACCCCCGGCCGCACCCGCCATCCCCACCAGGCGGGCGAACGTCCTGGAAGCGGGCGGGCGGCCGGGCGCCAGGCTCCGGGACCGGCCTCCGGTCAGGAGTGCTCTTTCTCCGAGGGGGCCTCCAGGCCCTCCCGGTGCGAGGACTCCCGGTGGACGGCGCCCTCCTCGGGCGGCGCACGGCGTGGCATCCACACGGTGAAGAGCGTGCCCGCCTCCGCGTCCGACTGCACGGAGATGGTGCCACCATGGGCGGTCACGATCTCCTGCGCGATGTAGAGCCCCAGGCCCAGGCCGGAGAGGGGATCGCTCGGCTTGTCCGGCCGGCCCGCGCGCCGGAACGGATCGAACAGCAGGGGGACGAACTCGGCGGGGATGGGCTGGCCCTGGTTGCGCACGCGCATCACCACCGCGTCCTTCTCGCCCTCCAGCACCACCTGCACCGGCGTGCCCGCGGCGCCGTGCTTGAGCGCGTTGGTCACCAGGTTCTGGATGACCTGGGTGAGGCGGTCGCGGTCCCACTCGCCCTGGCCGTCGCCCACCGTGCGCAGGATGAGCGGGTTCTGGGTGGAGGT includes:
- a CDS encoding tetratricopeptide repeat protein — its product is MSRPSVPVALLALLLLGAGCTSRQGAHPLTSVERDTYEERLEKAQPFLVGPRGTPELEALARELEARLEHHPRDAALHALLARTALALKRDDQARAEAQRVEALAPDSAEAHFLRAFFLGGRDPEKLATALAEAQRATELDPQRGRSWRLLGTLHLQRQQPAEARAALERALALEPDNAQALFLSGLLAEDEGRADAALLAFEKASRVAPDFVLAHTHAGRHLQDARRNEAALEHFQRAAALAPRDWRIRERLVQVHQALGNTARRDAEREALLALHREGGMDQDFYIREQWHEGPWLIAVVENLELKGDWARRYEFQVFGASGERPERVISLGSYAFTNDFAREKNPSAPRLFHLDAYGADDSHETYGLFEGEPSYDDTRARVLAILRGELPPSSSSKR
- a CDS encoding IS5 family transposase (programmed frameshift), which gives rise to MTRELLPDALWVRVKDLLPVHPPQPKGGRPWKEDRLALRGIIFVLKVNIPWESLPAEVFGVCGMTCWRRLRDWAEAGVWERLQRLLEAELGGQELIDWKRAAIDSTSVPAKRGGLLTGPNPTDRGRPGSKHHLVTDGAGLPLAESLTPANTHDSREALPLVDEIPRVKSPRGASRRRPGKLHADKGYDYPRVRQGLRQRHIQPRIARRGVESSTRLGRHRWVVERTFAWLKFFRRLVIRYEVRDDIHFAFLQLACCLILVRRLS
- a CDS encoding TIM44-like domain-containing protein, whose amino-acid sequence is MNRTKRLLSLGVLAACLSLLLLPAIDSEARPGGGSTYRGSSSSRGSSSSSSRGSSSSRGSSSSSWSGSSSSSSYRSSGTSYSNSSSCGGGGMLCAIFSVIILLLILQRVFSSVQEQNEEQAWSTVLPPGRTSGPRPSTTASARDRLTSLRRVGPPGPNGRPRPFDPDFSLIPFEDFLYALYAQAHEARGGNRLQTLSAYLSPEARETLAALGDTPRQVHSVVVGAMQYLEATQVRPTSTHVSVTVRFEANYTEVEASGQERAYYVAEEWRLSRATAVQSRPPDQARVFKCPHCGAPLDGMRGGVCSYCEQQVNTGQFDWVVSEISPQERERRGPQLGGETPEQGTNLPTLVQSNLDMHWSKAQEEDPDLSWETFSHRLETIFQEMQVAWSNRQWERVRPYVSDSLFQMQLYWMDTYARQGLRNITQNARITDVQMARVVSDKYFHAVTVRVYATSLDFTVRDADGSLVSGSKSRERAYSEYWTLIRGRGAKGQPGSDKNCPSCGAPLALNMAGNCTHCEARVASGDFDWVLSRIEQDESYQG